A DNA window from Thalassospiraceae bacterium LMO-JJ14 contains the following coding sequences:
- a CDS encoding YcgN family cysteine cluster protein yields the protein MIGFRGKKKAGTDEVPFWKRKALNEMSGPEWESLCDGCGKCCLNKLENEDTGEILYTNAACRLLDLDTCRCTSYEDRQRFVPDCRRLTPQNVGAIPWLPMSCAYRRLAEGKDLEWWHPLISGTTDTVIEAGISVFGRIVSERDVEDMEDYVVDWPK from the coding sequence ATGATCGGATTTCGCGGAAAGAAAAAGGCCGGCACGGATGAAGTGCCGTTCTGGAAGCGCAAGGCGCTTAACGAAATGAGCGGACCGGAATGGGAATCGCTCTGCGACGGGTGCGGCAAATGCTGTCTCAACAAGCTCGAAAACGAGGATACCGGCGAGATTCTCTATACCAATGCCGCCTGCCGCCTGCTTGATCTCGACACCTGCCGTTGTACGAGTTATGAGGATCGTCAGCGGTTTGTGCCCGATTGCCGCCGACTGACGCCGCAGAACGTCGGCGCGATACCGTGGTTGCCGATGTCGTGCGCTTACCGCCGTCTTGCCGAAGGCAAGGACCTGGAATGGTGGCACCCGCTGATTTCCGGGACCACCGATACGGTGATCGAAGCCGGAATCTCGGTGTTCGGGCGGATCGTGTCCGAGCGAGATGTCGAAGACATGGAAGATTATGTTGTAGACTGGCCCAAGTGA
- a CDS encoding cobyrinate a,c-diamide synthase, which produces MTARRLSGVPGSGLIIAAPSSGAGKTLITLGLLRHLRETGIDVISAKTGPDYIDPAFHTAATNRPCRNLDPWAMRAETLEELAGDMAAKADDIVCEGVMGLFDGAVPSDDIHDGSTAALAEITGWPVILVIDASKQAASAAVLAKGFAAHRKGVDIAGVIFNRVGGARHVEILTDAMKRIAPDLEIFGALPRNESLELPSRHLGLIQAREHTQLEAFLDKAADWIGEHLDIAALRRTMRPWPVRPKSDAPLLIPPLGQRISVARDDAFAFAYPAVLEGWRAAGSEISFFSPLTNQAPDPKANAIYLPGGYPELHAGRISANWDFMDGLQQAADASKPIFGECGGYMVLGHGLTDAEGRRHPMAGLLPLETSFATRRLHIGYRRVTLSKAGPLGGARTRFRGHEFHFATVVEEGPGLPLFRAEDASGRELGETGLADRRVVGSFIHLIDLERADGA; this is translated from the coding sequence GTGACAGCCCGCAGATTATCGGGCGTTCCCGGCAGCGGCCTGATCATCGCCGCACCGTCTTCTGGCGCGGGCAAGACCCTGATCACGCTCGGCCTTCTTCGGCATCTCCGCGAAACCGGGATCGACGTGATTTCGGCGAAAACCGGGCCGGACTATATCGACCCGGCATTTCACACGGCGGCGACCAACCGGCCGTGCCGTAACCTCGATCCATGGGCGATGCGCGCGGAAACCCTGGAGGAATTGGCGGGCGACATGGCGGCAAAGGCCGACGACATCGTCTGTGAAGGGGTCATGGGCCTGTTCGATGGCGCCGTGCCGAGCGACGATATCCACGACGGTTCGACTGCCGCGCTGGCGGAAATCACCGGCTGGCCGGTGATTCTTGTGATCGATGCATCGAAGCAGGCGGCGAGCGCCGCCGTGCTGGCCAAGGGGTTTGCCGCGCACCGCAAGGGCGTCGATATCGCCGGCGTCATTTTCAACCGTGTCGGCGGCGCCCGGCACGTGGAGATATTGACGGACGCCATGAAGCGGATCGCCCCCGATCTGGAAATTTTCGGTGCGCTACCCCGCAACGAAAGCCTCGAATTGCCATCCCGCCATCTTGGCCTGATACAGGCGCGCGAACATACCCAGCTCGAGGCGTTTCTCGACAAGGCCGCCGACTGGATCGGTGAGCACCTGGATATTGCCGCCCTGCGCCGCACCATGCGGCCGTGGCCGGTGCGCCCGAAATCCGACGCACCGCTGCTGATCCCGCCGCTGGGGCAGCGTATTTCGGTGGCCCGCGACGATGCCTTTGCCTTTGCCTATCCCGCCGTCCTTGAAGGCTGGCGTGCGGCAGGCTCGGAAATCAGCTTTTTCTCGCCGCTCACCAACCAGGCCCCGGATCCGAAAGCAAATGCGATCTATCTCCCGGGCGGCTATCCGGAACTGCACGCCGGGCGGATTTCGGCGAATTGGGACTTCATGGACGGTCTGCAACAGGCGGCAGACGCCTCGAAGCCGATCTTCGGGGAATGCGGCGGGTACATGGTGCTGGGCCACGGTCTGACCGATGCCGAGGGGCGGCGCCACCCGATGGCCGGGTTGCTGCCGCTGGAAACCAGTTTCGCCACCCGGCGCCTGCATATCGGCTATCGCCGCGTCACGCTTTCCAAGGCCGGTCCGCTGGGCGGGGCCAGGACACGCTTTCGCGGCCACGAGTTTCACTTCGCAACGGTCGTCGAGGAAGGCCCCGGCCTGCCGTTGTTCCGCGCCGAGGATGCGAGCGGCCGCGAATTGGGCGAGACCGGGCTGGCCGACCGCCGCGTCGTCGGTTCGTTCATCCATCTGATCGATCTCGAGCGGGCGGACGGCGCATGA
- a CDS encoding SCO family protein, which yields MADDKKEPDAGPGQTPEMPNVLDPIEPEAAAEKPKKKSGGKLLLLLVGIVVVAFVIVLAGTEYFDKRGGTGSLLSSSGPSVGGPFTLVDQNGKTVTDKDFLGRYLLIYFGYTYCPDVCPTALSDIASALDMLGEEKAAKITPVFISVDPGRDTPEHLAEYVSFFHPRTIGLTGSEEQIKTVTREYRVYFRINEPESSDAQDYLVDHTSIIYLVGPDGKLITHFSHGTEPQAMAERIGKLL from the coding sequence ATGGCCGACGATAAAAAAGAACCCGATGCCGGGCCCGGACAGACGCCGGAAATGCCCAATGTGCTGGACCCGATAGAGCCCGAAGCGGCAGCGGAAAAGCCGAAAAAGAAGTCCGGCGGCAAGCTTTTGCTGCTGCTGGTCGGGATTGTCGTCGTCGCCTTTGTGATCGTGCTTGCCGGCACGGAATATTTCGACAAGCGCGGCGGCACCGGCAGCTTGCTCAGCAGCAGCGGCCCGTCGGTCGGCGGCCCTTTCACGCTGGTCGATCAGAACGGCAAAACCGTTACCGACAAGGACTTCCTCGGCCGCTATTTGCTGATTTATTTCGGTTATACCTATTGCCCCGATGTCTGCCCGACGGCGCTCAGCGACATCGCCAGTGCACTGGACATGCTGGGCGAGGAAAAGGCCGCCAAGATCACGCCGGTGTTCATCAGTGTCGATCCGGGCCGCGATACGCCCGAGCATCTGGCCGAATATGTATCCTTTTTTCATCCGCGCACGATCGGCCTGACCGGCAGCGAAGAGCAGATCAAGACCGTGACGCGTGAATACAGAGTCTATTTCCGGATCAACGAACCTGAGAGCAGCGATGCGCAGGATTACCTCGTCGATCACACTTCGATTATTTATCTGGTGGGGCCGGACGGGAAACTGATCACTCATTTTTCGCACGGCACCGAACCTCAGGCGATGGCCGAGAGGATCGGGAAGCTTCTGTGA
- a CDS encoding cobalt-precorrin-5B (C(1))-methyltransferase: MTTQPANNAPARKPARKPEGELRRGWTTGTCAAAGAAAAFRALLENRAQSSVTVRLPKGEAPTFALSRCERTQEGWRCGVIKDAGDDPDVTHGAEIITEVHPLNPGDGIVFKAGDGVGTVTLAGLPVPVGEPAINPGPRAIITDAVNAVAEEMDALCDLQITISIPGGAQIAEKTMNPRLGIKGGLSILGTTGIVIPFSCASWINSIHRGIDVARLQGIDHLIAATGSTSEAAAMRDHPELPEQAFIDMGDFAGGLLKYLRRHPAPKLSIVGGAAKLAKLAQGHLDLHSKRSSVDMQKLAETALEHGADAPLANAISKANTTMEALELCNKAGIPLADAIARGARETAMASLAGETEIRVVVYDRAGNPAGTSERGHEACP, encoded by the coding sequence ATGACAACGCAACCGGCAAACAATGCGCCCGCGCGCAAACCCGCACGCAAACCCGAAGGTGAATTGCGCCGCGGCTGGACCACGGGCACCTGCGCCGCGGCCGGCGCGGCGGCGGCGTTCCGCGCGCTGCTGGAAAACCGGGCGCAAAGCAGCGTCACCGTGCGCCTGCCGAAGGGCGAAGCGCCGACGTTCGCACTCAGCCGTTGCGAACGGACGCAGGAAGGCTGGCGCTGTGGTGTCATCAAGGATGCGGGTGATGACCCCGACGTCACGCACGGCGCCGAAATCATTACCGAAGTCCATCCCCTGAATCCGGGTGACGGGATCGTCTTCAAGGCCGGCGACGGGGTCGGCACGGTGACGCTTGCAGGTTTGCCCGTCCCGGTCGGCGAACCGGCCATCAATCCGGGACCGCGTGCCATCATTACCGACGCAGTTAACGCCGTCGCCGAGGAAATGGATGCGTTATGCGATCTGCAAATCACGATCTCCATTCCGGGCGGCGCGCAAATCGCCGAAAAGACCATGAACCCGCGCCTCGGCATCAAGGGGGGGCTGAGCATTCTCGGCACCACCGGCATCGTCATACCGTTTTCCTGCGCATCGTGGATCAATTCGATCCATCGCGGCATCGACGTCGCCCGCCTGCAGGGGATCGATCACCTGATCGCCGCCACCGGGTCGACATCCGAAGCCGCCGCCATGCGCGACCATCCGGAACTGCCGGAACAGGCCTTCATCGACATGGGCGACTTCGCCGGCGGCCTTTTGAAGTACCTGCGCCGTCACCCCGCGCCGAAACTTTCCATCGTCGGCGGTGCGGCCAAGCTCGCCAAGCTGGCACAGGGCCATCTCGATCTGCACTCCAAACGGTCCTCGGTCGATATGCAGAAGCTCGCCGAAACCGCGCTCGAACACGGCGCCGACGCGCCCCTCGCCAATGCGATATCGAAGGCCAACACCACCATGGAAGCGCTCGAGCTGTGCAACAAGGCCGGCATTCCGCTGGCCGACGCCATCGCCCGGGGTGCGCGGGAAACCGCCATGGCTTCGCTGGCCGGCGAAACGGAAATCCGCGTCGTCGTCTATGACCGTGCCGGCAATCCGGCCGGCACCAGCGAGCGTGGCCACGAAGCATGTCCGTGA
- a CDS encoding cobalt-precorrin-6A reductase: protein MSVKTLVILGGTAEARKLADALVDKHGDALRVITSLAGRTKNPKHPKGEVRNGGFGGARGLADYLRDVGATLLIDATHPYAQQITRHAAEASDIAGVARLVLDRPAWTEQPGDRWIHVPSLDAAVREISRKSDACLITTGVNDLAAFAPIRTSKLFVRLIEKPQTPLPLGDAEIVIGTPPYIKDDETALMRLLGIDLMVTKNAGGAATYAKIEAARALGIEVIMIDRPPLPGGDTVADVEAALARAEALLG, encoded by the coding sequence ATGTCCGTGAAGACCCTCGTCATCCTGGGCGGCACCGCAGAGGCCAGAAAGCTCGCCGACGCGCTGGTCGACAAACACGGCGACGCCTTGCGGGTCATCACCTCGCTGGCCGGGCGCACGAAAAACCCGAAGCACCCGAAAGGCGAGGTCCGCAACGGCGGCTTCGGCGGCGCCCGGGGACTGGCAGATTATCTGCGCGACGTCGGCGCCACGCTGCTGATCGACGCCACGCACCCCTATGCGCAGCAAATCACCCGCCACGCCGCCGAGGCCAGCGACATAGCCGGGGTGGCGCGCCTTGTGCTCGACCGCCCAGCGTGGACGGAACAGCCCGGCGACCGCTGGATCCATGTCCCGAGCCTCGACGCGGCGGTGCGTGAAATTTCCCGGAAATCCGATGCCTGCCTGATCACCACCGGCGTCAACGACCTTGCCGCCTTTGCCCCGATCCGCACGAGCAAACTGTTCGTGCGGCTGATCGAAAAGCCGCAAACGCCGCTGCCCCTCGGCGACGCGGAAATCGTCATCGGCACACCGCCCTATATTAAAGACGACGAGACGGCGCTGATGCGTCTACTCGGAATCGATCTGATGGTCACCAAGAATGCCGGCGGCGCGGCCACCTATGCCAAGATCGAGGCGGCACGCGCACTCGGCATTGAGGTCATTATGATCGACCGCCCACCCTTGCCCGGCGGCGATACCGTCGCCGATGTCGAAGCGGCGCTGGCCCGCGCCGAGGCACTTTTGGGTTAG
- a CDS encoding (Fe-S)-binding protein, whose protein sequence is MRTTVESFIADLDRRIDGIVDACTVCGKCAEVCPTPLLAGIGETPAQALAGGIIDILKGDAHLSEAEVWARTCCGTAHCIDACAEGIDPRFMLTMARRRLNERGAMDERRGTGREMFQAMSRGVRLLSRLQLSPDVLARLNPPAKRAAPERAPDLVFYTGCNLLKTPHIGLLCLDVLDKLGATYEVYGGPGNCCGVLQFRPGDTDNAARQALTTIQRFHETGAAEVLAWCPTCQIQFGDIALPSVEKADGPMFDINMFPVYMARRLDEMKTLMTAPVEKKVALFEFPGARGVSDAVQNLLRAIPGLELVDLDLERAGYQMSSLETLPGYREETIARVLHAAEKAGVTTLCSVFHADHREISSHETAWPFEIVNYMELIGASIGIRHEDIFKRLKAMQDVDAIVAEAADSIAAHGLDLEQARDAVASIMLGEQFLPIDRTRHPDVGD, encoded by the coding sequence ATGCGCACAACCGTTGAGAGCTTTATCGCCGATCTGGATCGCCGCATCGACGGCATCGTCGATGCCTGCACGGTGTGCGGCAAATGCGCCGAGGTCTGTCCGACACCGTTACTGGCCGGGATCGGCGAGACGCCTGCGCAAGCGCTGGCCGGTGGGATTATCGATATCCTCAAGGGGGACGCGCATCTTTCCGAAGCCGAAGTATGGGCCAGAACGTGCTGCGGTACGGCGCATTGCATCGACGCCTGCGCCGAGGGGATCGATCCGCGCTTCATGTTGACCATGGCGCGCCGCCGCCTCAACGAGCGGGGCGCGATGGACGAGCGCCGCGGCACCGGGCGGGAAATGTTCCAGGCGATGAGCCGGGGCGTGCGCCTGCTGTCACGCCTGCAGCTTTCGCCGGACGTGCTGGCGCGGCTTAATCCGCCGGCGAAACGCGCGGCACCGGAACGCGCCCCCGATCTGGTTTTCTATACCGGCTGCAATTTATTGAAGACGCCGCATATCGGCCTTCTGTGTCTGGACGTGCTCGACAAGCTGGGCGCGACCTACGAGGTCTACGGCGGCCCCGGCAATTGCTGCGGCGTGCTGCAGTTTCGCCCCGGCGATACGGACAACGCCGCGAGGCAGGCGCTGACGACGATTCAGCGGTTTCACGAAACGGGCGCCGCCGAGGTGCTGGCATGGTGTCCGACCTGCCAAATCCAGTTCGGCGACATCGCCCTGCCGTCGGTCGAGAAAGCCGACGGGCCGATGTTCGACATCAACATGTTCCCGGTCTATATGGCGCGCCGTCTCGACGAGATGAAAACGCTGATGACGGCGCCGGTCGAAAAGAAAGTCGCGCTGTTCGAGTTCCCCGGCGCGCGCGGCGTAAGTGACGCGGTGCAAAACCTGCTGCGGGCGATCCCCGGGCTTGAACTGGTCGATCTGGATCTGGAACGGGCCGGTTATCAGATGTCGTCGCTGGAGACCCTGCCGGGGTATCGCGAGGAAACCATTGCGCGCGTCCTGCACGCTGCCGAAAAGGCCGGCGTGACGACACTGTGCAGCGTGTTCCATGCCGATCACCGTGAAATTTCATCGCACGAAACCGCGTGGCCGTTCGAGATCGTCAACTACATGGAACTGATCGGTGCCAGCATCGGCATCCGCCACGAAGATATCTTCAAGCGGCTGAAAGCCATGCAGGATGTCGATGCCATCGTTGCCGAGGCGGCGGACAGCATCGCCGCGCACGGGCTCGATCTGGAACAGGCAAGGGATGCGGTGGCGTCGATCATGCTGGGTGAGCAGTTTCTGCCGATCGACCGGACGCGGCATCCCGACGTCGGCGACTAA
- the cobM gene encoding precorrin-4 C(11)-methyltransferase codes for MTVHFIGAGPGAADLITVRGLKLIQAAPVVLYAGSLVPEAIIAEAHPDALVMDTAPMHLDQIVEEMQKAAAAGKDVARVHSGDPSLYGAVAEQMRRLDALGIDYDVTPGVSAYAAVSAALKKELTLPDVAQTVILTRTAVRSSSMPTGEDLDTLGKSGATLAIHLSVNNLAHVQRSLIPHYGADCPVVVAYRVTWPDEMFIEGTLSDIRDKVKAAGITRTALIMVGRVMGPETFEDSRLYAEDHHHVLRPRTAS; via the coding sequence ATGACCGTTCATTTCATCGGTGCCGGACCGGGCGCCGCCGACCTGATCACGGTGCGCGGTCTGAAGCTTATTCAGGCCGCCCCCGTGGTGCTCTACGCCGGCTCGCTGGTGCCCGAAGCGATCATCGCCGAGGCGCATCCGGATGCGCTGGTGATGGACACGGCGCCGATGCATCTCGACCAGATCGTCGAGGAAATGCAGAAAGCCGCTGCCGCCGGCAAAGACGTGGCCAGAGTGCATTCGGGCGACCCGTCGCTGTACGGTGCGGTTGCCGAGCAGATGCGCAGGCTCGACGCCCTCGGCATCGATTACGACGTGACGCCGGGCGTGTCCGCCTATGCGGCGGTTTCGGCGGCGTTGAAAAAGGAACTGACACTGCCCGACGTGGCGCAGACGGTGATCCTGACCCGGACCGCCGTGCGCTCGTCGTCGATGCCGACGGGCGAAGACCTCGACACGCTGGGCAAGAGCGGCGCGACGTTGGCGATCCATCTTTCCGTCAATAACCTGGCGCATGTGCAGCGCAGCCTGATCCCGCATTACGGCGCCGACTGCCCGGTCGTCGTCGCCTATCGTGTGACATGGCCGGACGAGATGTTCATCGAAGGCACGCTTTCGGATATCCGCGACAAGGTGAAGGCGGCGGGCATCACCCGTACGGCGCTGATCATGGTCGGCCGTGTCATGGGACCGGAAACGTTCGAGGATTCCAGGCTCTATGCCGAGGACCATCATCACGTCCTGCGCCCGCGCACGGCTAGCTGA
- the cobJ gene encoding precorrin-3B C(17)-methyltransferase, which yields MNASAPIFVVLTGAGEKLARRLAPAFSAAEVHGLAHRTESPDRTFTDTLAHICELFAAGSPVIGICAAGILVRAVAPVLSDKRVEPALIAIAEDGSCVVPVLGGHRGANKMARDIAGMLGIGAAVTTAGDIGLGFALDDPPSGWRIADTAPAKAVMAAMLNGEAIRLERDAHVAKADWLQVPRIDAAAAIGVCLTDAALTPDDATLVIHPQILAVGVGCERNCAPGELAALVMETLADAGLAKDAVACVVSLDLKADEPAVLALAESLNAPARFFDAETLEAETPRLESPSDVVFAEVGCHGVCEAAALAASGADGVLIVAKRKSARATCAVARATVPIDPETIGRARGRLSIVGIGPGQAAWRTPEVSAWLAEATDVVGYGLYLDLLGSAIAGKQRHMSELSEEEARVRRAIELAAEGREVVLVSSGDAGIYAMAALAFEVLDRDDDPAFNRVAVRVSPGISAVQAAAARIGAPLGHDFALISLSDLLTPWVVIEQRIEAAARGDFTVAFYNPVSKRRRTQLAAAKEILLQHRPGDVPVVLARNLGREEEDVRVITLSALEVDMVDMLTLVLVGSRATRHIRRGMHEWVYTPRGYAAKLAE from the coding sequence ATGAACGCATCCGCACCCATATTCGTCGTCCTGACCGGCGCCGGTGAAAAGCTGGCGCGCAGGCTGGCCCCGGCGTTCTCGGCTGCCGAGGTGCACGGCCTCGCGCACCGCACCGAAAGCCCCGACCGGACGTTCACGGATACCCTGGCACATATTTGCGAACTGTTCGCCGCCGGTAGTCCCGTCATCGGCATCTGCGCGGCGGGCATTCTGGTCCGAGCCGTGGCCCCGGTGCTGAGCGACAAGCGCGTCGAACCGGCGCTGATCGCGATCGCCGAAGACGGCTCGTGCGTGGTTCCCGTGCTGGGTGGGCATCGCGGCGCAAACAAGATGGCGCGTGACATCGCGGGGATGCTCGGCATCGGCGCCGCGGTAACGACGGCGGGGGATATTGGCCTCGGTTTCGCGCTCGACGATCCGCCGTCCGGCTGGCGCATCGCCGATACGGCTCCGGCAAAAGCCGTCATGGCGGCGATGCTGAACGGCGAAGCAATCAGGCTCGAGCGCGATGCACACGTTGCGAAGGCAGACTGGCTGCAGGTGCCGCGTATCGACGCCGCCGCGGCCATCGGGGTTTGCCTGACCGATGCGGCCCTGACACCCGATGACGCGACCCTCGTCATTCATCCGCAGATCCTTGCCGTCGGCGTCGGTTGCGAGCGCAATTGCGCGCCCGGGGAATTGGCGGCACTGGTGATGGAAACCCTTGCCGATGCCGGTCTCGCCAAAGACGCGGTGGCGTGTGTCGTCTCGCTCGATCTCAAGGCCGACGAACCGGCGGTGCTGGCGCTGGCCGAATCACTGAACGCGCCGGCGCGCTTTTTCGATGCCGAAACGCTGGAAGCCGAGACGCCGCGCCTTGAAAGTCCTTCCGACGTGGTGTTCGCCGAGGTCGGCTGTCACGGTGTTTGCGAAGCGGCGGCGCTGGCTGCAAGCGGTGCCGACGGGGTGTTGATCGTCGCCAAGCGGAAATCGGCCCGCGCCACCTGTGCCGTCGCCCGGGCAACGGTACCGATCGATCCCGAAACCATCGGCCGCGCCCGGGGCCGGCTTTCGATCGTCGGCATCGGCCCCGGTCAGGCAGCATGGCGCACCCCCGAAGTCAGCGCCTGGCTGGCGGAGGCGACGGACGTGGTCGGCTACGGTCTCTATCTCGATCTTTTGGGCAGCGCGATTGCCGGCAAGCAGCGGCACATGTCCGAGTTGTCGGAAGAGGAAGCCCGGGTGCGCCGCGCCATCGAACTGGCCGCCGAAGGCCGCGAAGTGGTGCTCGTCAGCTCCGGCGACGCCGGCATTTACGCCATGGCGGCGCTCGCTTTCGAGGTGCTGGACCGTGACGACGATCCGGCGTTCAACAGGGTCGCGGTCAGGGTCAGTCCCGGGATATCGGCCGTGCAGGCGGCGGCGGCCCGGATCGGTGCGCCGCTCGGCCATGACTTTGCGCTGATCTCGCTGTCCGATCTTCTGACGCCGTGGGTGGTGATCGAACAGCGTATCGAAGCGGCGGCACGTGGCGATTTCACGGTCGCGTTCTATAATCCGGTATCGAAGCGGCGCCGGACGCAACTGGCGGCGGCGAAGGAAATCCTGCTCCAGCACCGGCCGGGTGATGTGCCGGTGGTGTTGGCGCGCAATCTTGGCCGCGAGGAAGAAGATGTGCGGGTCATCACTTTATCCGCGCTGGAAGTTGATATGGTGGACATGCTGACACTGGTTCTGGTGGGCTCGCGCGCAACGCGCCATATCCGGCGCGGCATGCACGAATGGGTTTATACGCCGCGTGGCTATGCCGCCAAGCTGGCCGAATGA
- the cobI gene encoding precorrin-2 C(20)-methyltransferase, which translates to MSGRLYGLGVGPGDPELLTLKAVRLIAEADVIAYPAPADGTESMARAIAAPHIPAGKIEIVIETPMIPGRFPANDVYDRYAVDIAGHLRDGRNVAVLCEGDPFLYGSFMYLFGRLAADFESEVVPGVSSLGACAARAGQPLVSRNQVLAIVPAPLDEADLEARIAAVDAVAIMKVGRHLEKVRTVLARLGRLETAVYIERATLADEKIMPLSELDAARAPYFSMILVRRAEKADA; encoded by the coding sequence ATGAGCGGGCGTCTGTATGGGCTCGGCGTCGGACCGGGAGATCCCGAACTTCTGACCCTGAAGGCCGTGCGCCTGATCGCCGAGGCCGACGTCATCGCCTATCCGGCACCCGCCGACGGTACCGAAAGCATGGCCCGCGCCATCGCCGCGCCGCACATCCCGGCGGGCAAGATCGAGATTGTCATCGAAACGCCGATGATCCCCGGCCGCTTCCCGGCCAACGATGTCTATGACCGCTACGCCGTCGACATCGCCGGGCATCTGCGCGACGGGCGCAACGTCGCCGTGCTGTGCGAGGGCGATCCGTTTCTCTATGGCTCGTTCATGTATCTGTTCGGCCGTCTGGCCGCCGACTTCGAAAGCGAGGTTGTGCCGGGTGTCTCGTCGCTCGGCGCCTGCGCGGCGCGGGCCGGTCAGCCGCTGGTATCGCGCAATCAGGTGCTGGCAATCGTTCCGGCACCGCTCGATGAAGCCGATCTGGAAGCACGCATTGCCGCGGTCGATGCGGTGGCGATCATGAAGGTCGGGCGGCACCTGGAAAAGGTCCGCACGGTGCTGGCCAGACTCGGCCGGCTGGAAACGGCGGTTTATATCGAACGCGCCACACTGGCGGATGAAAAGATCATGCCCTTGAGCGAACTCGATGCGGCGCGCGCGCCCTATTTCTCGATGATCCTCGTGCGCCGGGCGGAAAAGGCAGACGCATGA
- the cbiE gene encoding precorrin-6y C5,15-methyltransferase (decarboxylating) subunit CbiE, translating into MSLPITVIGIGEDGLSGLSVAAREALSGATLVCGGERHLAMLDDDAACERLAWGKDMSVDIEAIGERAVAENICVLASGDPLNYGVAIRMIRILGADAVRVLPFPSAFSLAAARMNWPLSDPMLRTLSVHSRPLAALRRDIQPNLKLIILSRDGDSPAEIAEVLASMGYGQSPVTVLERIGGDAEARSEGLACNGFDTDFDNLNTVCVHCVADADVIALSRALGLADDAFDHDGTITKRDVRAVTLAALAPRPGEMLWDIGAGNGTVAIEWLRTEPSAGAVTFEHEPERLKRILANAERLGVPELISVEGHFPDDTPDDLSAPDAIFVGGGIARNSDILVAAYDALKPGGRIVANAVTLEAQAHLLTAARVMGGEMVRIGIAQAAPVGSMTALKPAIDVLQWRKVKS; encoded by the coding sequence ATGAGCCTGCCCATCACCGTAATCGGGATCGGTGAGGACGGCCTTTCGGGGCTGTCCGTTGCGGCACGCGAAGCACTTTCAGGGGCGACGCTGGTGTGCGGCGGTGAACGCCATCTCGCCATGCTCGACGATGACGCGGCGTGTGAACGTCTAGCCTGGGGCAAGGACATGTCGGTCGATATCGAAGCCATCGGCGAACGGGCGGTGGCGGAAAATATTTGCGTGCTGGCCAGCGGCGATCCGCTGAACTACGGCGTCGCGATCCGCATGATCAGAATCCTCGGCGCCGATGCGGTGCGGGTGCTGCCTTTCCCAAGCGCGTTTTCGTTGGCGGCGGCGCGCATGAACTGGCCGCTCAGCGATCCCATGCTGCGGACGCTGAGCGTGCATTCGCGCCCGCTGGCGGCGCTCCGCCGCGATATCCAGCCGAACCTGAAGCTGATCATTCTCAGCCGCGACGGCGACTCGCCGGCCGAAATTGCCGAAGTGTTGGCATCGATGGGCTACGGGCAAAGCCCCGTCACCGTGCTTGAACGGATCGGCGGCGATGCGGAAGCCCGGAGCGAAGGCCTCGCCTGCAACGGCTTCGATACGGACTTCGACAATCTGAATACGGTCTGCGTCCACTGTGTCGCCGATGCCGACGTGATCGCGCTGTCGCGTGCGCTCGGCCTTGCCGACGATGCCTTCGATCATGACGGCACCATCACCAAGCGCGATGTGCGCGCCGTGACGCTGGCGGCGCTGGCGCCCAGGCCCGGCGAAATGCTTTGGGATATCGGCGCCGGAAACGGCACCGTCGCCATCGAATGGCTGCGTACCGAGCCATCGGCCGGTGCTGTCACTTTTGAGCACGAACCCGAGCGGCTGAAACGCATTCTCGCCAACGCGGAGAGACTGGGCGTGCCGGAACTGATCTCCGTCGAAGGACATTTCCCCGACGACACCCCGGATGACCTGTCTGCGCCGGATGCGATATTCGTCGGCGGCGGCATCGCGCGTAACAGCGACATTCTCGTCGCCGCCTACGATGCGCTGAAGCCGGGGGGACGTATCGTCGCCAATGCGGTGACGCTCGAAGCGCAGGCGCATCTGCTGACAGCGGCAAGGGTCATGGGCGGCGAGATGGTCCGCATCGGCATCGCCCAGGCGGCGCCGGTCGGCAGCATGACGGCACTGAAACCGGCCATCGATGTCCTGCAGTGGCGGAAGGTGAAATCATGA